In Molothrus aeneus isolate 106 chromosome 3, BPBGC_Maene_1.0, whole genome shotgun sequence, a single genomic region encodes these proteins:
- the PPP1R21 gene encoding protein phosphatase 1 regulatory subunit 21 isoform X1: MAAAAELQGKYQKLAQEYSKLRAQNQVLKKGVVDEQANSASLKEQLKMKDQSLRKLQQEMDSLTFRNQQLAKRVELLQDELALSEARGKKNKKSVESSSQLSQEQKSVFNEDLQKKIEENERLHILFFEADEQHKRLEAELRSKLEVLETDAAQHQAVVDSLTKKYTETIEKLQNDKAKLEIKSQTLEREAKDCRLRTEECQQQLKNLQAALGSRLEESLCIINEKVPFNDTNQLKCRGSPGVRSAQPLHGFGTSMGSARYNALNVPLHNRRNQLKLRDLAGQALAFVQELVTALLNFHTYTEQKVQIFPIDSATDTISPLNQKFSQYLHENASYVRPLEEGMLHLFESITEDTVTVLETTVKLKAFSEQLASYLGFLRKILPYQLKSLEEECESSLCTAALRTRNMELHRDMKRLTAVFEKLHTYVSLLALPSTRPEGLLRTNYNFVFTNIAASLHGFHDILKDISKHYSQKAALEQEVPTATQKLITTNDCILSSVAALTNGAGKMASFFSSNLEHFSTSLSYGPKGGAEFISPLSAECMLQYKKKAAAYVKSLKKPCADSVPYEEALANRRVLLSSTESREGLAQQVQQSLEKIAKLEQEKEHWMLEAQLAKIKLEKENQKLKNSLSGHLTETMQEHSVLPNIAEQKKETTEKSLREPIKSTSLIGMLTVTTDNEKAPDVESREDLIKTHYMARIAELTSHLQLADSKSVHFHAECRALAKRLSLAEKSKESLTEELKLASQNITRLQDELMTTKRSYEDQLSMMSDHLCSMNETLTKQREEIDTLKMTSKGNSKKNKNR; the protein is encoded by the exons atggcggcggcggcggagctgcaGGGGAAGTACCAGAAGCTGGCCCAGGAGTACTCCAAG CTTCGTGCTCAGAACCAAGTCTTGAAAAAAGGAGTTGTAGATGAGCAAGCAAACTCTGCCTCACTGAAG GAACAACTGAAGATGAAGGATCAGTCCCTGAGAAAACTGCAACAAGAAATGGACAGCTTGACCTTTCGAAATCAGCAACTTGCCAAGCGGGTGGAGCTGCTTCAGGATGAACTTGCATTAAGTGAAGCTCGAGGCAAAAAGAACAAG AAAAGTGTGGAATCCTCATCTCAGCTGAGTCAAGAACAGAAAAGTGTCTTCAATGAAgatcttcagaagaaaatagaagaaaatgaacGACTGCATATACTT TTCTTTGAAGCAGATGAGCAGCACAAACGTTtagaagcagagctgaggagcaaACTGGAGGTTTTGGAAACAGATGCTGCCCAGCACCAGGCTGTGGTGGACAGCTTAACAAAGAAATACACAGAGACCATAGAAAAGCTGCAGAATGATAAAGCCAAACTAGAA ATCAAGTCTCAGACACTAGAAAGAGAAGCTAAGGACTGTAGGCTTCGAACTGAAGAATG CCAGCAACAGCTAAAGAATCTTCAAGCAGCTTTGGGCAGTAGACTGGAAGAATCTCTATGCATAATTAATGAAAAAGTACCTTTTAATGACACAA ATCAGCTGAAGTGCAGAGGATCCCCTGGAGTTAGGAGTGCTCAGCCTTTGCATGGCTTTGGTACAAGCATGG GATCTGCTCGATACAATGCTCTGAATGTACCATTGCACAACAGAAGGAATCAG CTGAAGCTGCGAGACCTTGCTGGCCAGGCTCTGGCTTTTGTCCAGGAACTTGTAACAGCTCTCCTGAACTTCCACACATACACTGAGCAGAAGGTACAGATCTTCCCCATTGATTCTGCAACAGACACAATATCACCCTTGAATCAGAAG TTCTCACAGTATCTCCATGAAAACGCTTCCTATGTTCGCCCTCTGGAGGAAGGAATGCTGCACTTGTTTGAGAGCATCACGGAGGATACTGTGACAGTCCTG gaaacaACTGTGAAATTGAAGGCCTTCTCAGAACAACTAGCTTCCTACTTAGGCTTTTTAAGAAAGATTCTTCCTTATCAGTTAAAAAG TTTGGAAGAAGAGTGTGAGTCTTCTCTTTGCACAGCTGCTTTAAGAACTAGAAATATGGAGCTGCACAGAGACATGAAAAGGTTGACTGCAGTCTTTGAGAAGCTCCACACATATGTCAGTCTTCTGGCCTTACCAA GTACAAGACCAGAAGGACTCCTTAGGACAAATTACAACTTTGTGTTTACAAACATTGCTGCAAGTCTTCATGGATTCcatgacattttaaaag ataTTTCCAAGCACTATAGTCAGAAAGCTGCTTTAGAACAGGAAGTTCCAACTGCCACACAGAAACTCATAACTACAAATGACTGTATTTTATCCTCTGTTGCTGCTTTAACAAATGGAGCAGGCAAG ATGGCCTCGTTCTTCAGCAGCAACCTGGAGCACTTCAGCACCTCGCTGAGCTACGGCCCCAAGGGAGGGGCAGAGTTCATCAGCCCtctctcagctgagtgcatgcTGCAGTACAAGAAGAAGGCAGCTGCTTATGTGAAGTCCTTGAAGAAG CCTTGTGCAGATTCAGTGCCTTATGAAGAGGCTTTAGCCAATCGCAGAGTTCTCCTGAGTTCTACAGAAAGCAGGGAAGGGCTTGCACAACAG GTCCAGCAGAGTTTGGAGAAAATTGCAAAACTTGAACAAGAAAAAGAACACTGGATGTTGGAGGCTCAGCTAGCTAAAATTAAGctagagaaagaaaaccaaaaactgAAGAACTCCCTTAGTGGACATTTAACTGAAACTATGCAGGAGCATTCAGTTCTGCCAAATATAGCAGAACAAAAGAAGGAAACCACAGAAAAGAGTCTGAGGGAACCTATTAAGAGCACCAGTCTG ATTGGAATGTTGACTGTAACTACTGATAATGAAAAG GCTCCAGATGTTGAGTCTCGTGAAGACCTGATAAAAACTCACTACATGGCCAGGATAGCAGAGCTGACCTCTCACCTGCAGCTTGCTGACAGCAAATCAGTGCACTTCCATGCTGAG TGTCGAGCACTTGCCAAAAGACTTTCTCTGGCAGAGAAGTCCAAGGAATCACTCACAGAAGAGTTGAAGCTCGCCAGTCAAAACATCACCAGATTACAG
- the PPP1R21 gene encoding protein phosphatase 1 regulatory subunit 21 isoform X2: MAAAAELQGKYQKLAQEYSKLRAQNQVLKKGVVDEQANSASLKEQLKMKDQSLRKLQQEMDSLTFRNQQLAKRVELLQDELALSEARGKKNKKSVESSSQLSQEQKSVFNEDLQKKIEENERLHILFFEADEQHKRLEAELRSKLEVLETDAAQHQAVVDSLTKKYTETIEKLQNDKAKLEIKSQTLEREAKDCRLRTEECQQQLKNLQAALGSRLEESLCIINEKVPFNDTRSARYNALNVPLHNRRNQLKLRDLAGQALAFVQELVTALLNFHTYTEQKVQIFPIDSATDTISPLNQKFSQYLHENASYVRPLEEGMLHLFESITEDTVTVLETTVKLKAFSEQLASYLGFLRKILPYQLKSLEEECESSLCTAALRTRNMELHRDMKRLTAVFEKLHTYVSLLALPSTRPEGLLRTNYNFVFTNIAASLHGFHDILKDISKHYSQKAALEQEVPTATQKLITTNDCILSSVAALTNGAGKMASFFSSNLEHFSTSLSYGPKGGAEFISPLSAECMLQYKKKAAAYVKSLKKPCADSVPYEEALANRRVLLSSTESREGLAQQVQQSLEKIAKLEQEKEHWMLEAQLAKIKLEKENQKLKNSLSGHLTETMQEHSVLPNIAEQKKETTEKSLREPIKSTSLIGMLTVTTDNEKAPDVESREDLIKTHYMARIAELTSHLQLADSKSVHFHAECRALAKRLSLAEKSKESLTEELKLASQNITRLQDELMTTKRSYEDQLSMMSDHLCSMNETLTKQREEIDTLKMTSKGNSKKNKNR, encoded by the exons atggcggcggcggcggagctgcaGGGGAAGTACCAGAAGCTGGCCCAGGAGTACTCCAAG CTTCGTGCTCAGAACCAAGTCTTGAAAAAAGGAGTTGTAGATGAGCAAGCAAACTCTGCCTCACTGAAG GAACAACTGAAGATGAAGGATCAGTCCCTGAGAAAACTGCAACAAGAAATGGACAGCTTGACCTTTCGAAATCAGCAACTTGCCAAGCGGGTGGAGCTGCTTCAGGATGAACTTGCATTAAGTGAAGCTCGAGGCAAAAAGAACAAG AAAAGTGTGGAATCCTCATCTCAGCTGAGTCAAGAACAGAAAAGTGTCTTCAATGAAgatcttcagaagaaaatagaagaaaatgaacGACTGCATATACTT TTCTTTGAAGCAGATGAGCAGCACAAACGTTtagaagcagagctgaggagcaaACTGGAGGTTTTGGAAACAGATGCTGCCCAGCACCAGGCTGTGGTGGACAGCTTAACAAAGAAATACACAGAGACCATAGAAAAGCTGCAGAATGATAAAGCCAAACTAGAA ATCAAGTCTCAGACACTAGAAAGAGAAGCTAAGGACTGTAGGCTTCGAACTGAAGAATG CCAGCAACAGCTAAAGAATCTTCAAGCAGCTTTGGGCAGTAGACTGGAAGAATCTCTATGCATAATTAATGAAAAAGTACCTTTTAATGACACAA GATCTGCTCGATACAATGCTCTGAATGTACCATTGCACAACAGAAGGAATCAG CTGAAGCTGCGAGACCTTGCTGGCCAGGCTCTGGCTTTTGTCCAGGAACTTGTAACAGCTCTCCTGAACTTCCACACATACACTGAGCAGAAGGTACAGATCTTCCCCATTGATTCTGCAACAGACACAATATCACCCTTGAATCAGAAG TTCTCACAGTATCTCCATGAAAACGCTTCCTATGTTCGCCCTCTGGAGGAAGGAATGCTGCACTTGTTTGAGAGCATCACGGAGGATACTGTGACAGTCCTG gaaacaACTGTGAAATTGAAGGCCTTCTCAGAACAACTAGCTTCCTACTTAGGCTTTTTAAGAAAGATTCTTCCTTATCAGTTAAAAAG TTTGGAAGAAGAGTGTGAGTCTTCTCTTTGCACAGCTGCTTTAAGAACTAGAAATATGGAGCTGCACAGAGACATGAAAAGGTTGACTGCAGTCTTTGAGAAGCTCCACACATATGTCAGTCTTCTGGCCTTACCAA GTACAAGACCAGAAGGACTCCTTAGGACAAATTACAACTTTGTGTTTACAAACATTGCTGCAAGTCTTCATGGATTCcatgacattttaaaag ataTTTCCAAGCACTATAGTCAGAAAGCTGCTTTAGAACAGGAAGTTCCAACTGCCACACAGAAACTCATAACTACAAATGACTGTATTTTATCCTCTGTTGCTGCTTTAACAAATGGAGCAGGCAAG ATGGCCTCGTTCTTCAGCAGCAACCTGGAGCACTTCAGCACCTCGCTGAGCTACGGCCCCAAGGGAGGGGCAGAGTTCATCAGCCCtctctcagctgagtgcatgcTGCAGTACAAGAAGAAGGCAGCTGCTTATGTGAAGTCCTTGAAGAAG CCTTGTGCAGATTCAGTGCCTTATGAAGAGGCTTTAGCCAATCGCAGAGTTCTCCTGAGTTCTACAGAAAGCAGGGAAGGGCTTGCACAACAG GTCCAGCAGAGTTTGGAGAAAATTGCAAAACTTGAACAAGAAAAAGAACACTGGATGTTGGAGGCTCAGCTAGCTAAAATTAAGctagagaaagaaaaccaaaaactgAAGAACTCCCTTAGTGGACATTTAACTGAAACTATGCAGGAGCATTCAGTTCTGCCAAATATAGCAGAACAAAAGAAGGAAACCACAGAAAAGAGTCTGAGGGAACCTATTAAGAGCACCAGTCTG ATTGGAATGTTGACTGTAACTACTGATAATGAAAAG GCTCCAGATGTTGAGTCTCGTGAAGACCTGATAAAAACTCACTACATGGCCAGGATAGCAGAGCTGACCTCTCACCTGCAGCTTGCTGACAGCAAATCAGTGCACTTCCATGCTGAG TGTCGAGCACTTGCCAAAAGACTTTCTCTGGCAGAGAAGTCCAAGGAATCACTCACAGAAGAGTTGAAGCTCGCCAGTCAAAACATCACCAGATTACAG